One genomic region from Quercus robur chromosome 4, dhQueRobu3.1, whole genome shotgun sequence encodes:
- the LOC126721706 gene encoding uncharacterized protein LOC126721706: protein MSQHGRNNSQQAHGKNRPLMFKDPGCPTISCMIGNSKIEKVLLDLGASVNLLPYSVYEQLDLGELKPTFIILQLADRSVIVPKGVVEDVLVQVEKFYFPVDFIILDMHLVSNANSQMSMILGRPFLATSNALINYRSGVLKLSFGNMTLKLNIFNTCKQPRDEEDVHEVDLIETLVQEQFNKTCFSNPLEACLVNSCHFNFDENSKIAYIYCLLESTQELEASHFKLKYEELPPREIKLLPFSEQVPKLELKPLHVELKYAFLGTDETFLMVISSKLDPLQEGTLLNVLRKHKSAI, encoded by the coding sequence ATGAGCCAGCATGGTAGGAATAATAGCCAGCAGGCCCATGGGAAGAATAGACCTCTTATGTTCAAAGATCCAGGTTGTCCCACTATTTCATGTATGATTGGTaattcaaaaatagagaaagtttTGCTTGATCTTGGGGCAAGTGTGAATCTTTTGCCATATTCAGTGTATGAGCAATTAGATCTTGGCGAGTTAAAACCCACTTTCATAATTTTACAACTTGCTGATCGATCTGTGATTGTTCCAAAGGGTGTTGTTGAGGATGTTTTGGTTCAAgtggaaaaattttattttcctgttGACTTTATTATTTTGGACATGCATCTTGTTTCTAATGCTAATTCTCAAATGTCTATGATTTTAGGACGCCCATTTCTTGCAACTTCTAATGCATTGATAAATTATAGAAGTGGAGTCTTAAAATTATCTTTTGGGAATATGACCCTTAagcttaatatttttaatacttgTAAGCAACCTAGGGATGAAGAGGATGTGCATGAAGTTGACTTAATTGAAACACTTGTTCAAGAACAATTcaacaaaacatgtttttcaaaTCCATTAGAAGCTTGTCTAGTCAATTCAtgtcattttaattttgatgaGAATTCCAAAATTGCCTACATTTACTGTCTTTTGGAATCTACACAGGAATTGGAAGCGAGccattttaaattgaaatatgaggAGTTGCCACCTCGTGAGATAAAGTTGTTGCCATTTAGTGAGCAAGTACCAAAATTGGAGTTGAAGCCCTTGCATGTTGAGCTCAAGTATGCTTTTCTAGGAACCGATGAGACTTTTCTTATGGTAATATCTTCTAAACTTGACCCTTTGCAAGAAGGTACGTtattaaatgttttgagaaaacatAAGAGTGCCATATGA